From the Theobroma cacao cultivar B97-61/B2 chromosome 2, Criollo_cocoa_genome_V2, whole genome shotgun sequence genome, one window contains:
- the LOC18610076 gene encoding peroxidase 27 produces MAAGQKLLSFLLFQLILVLLVLDLSNAEGLKLGYYYKTCPKAESIIRKTTYRFISRAPTLAAPLLRMHFHDCFVRGCDGSVLLNSTKNSQSEKAAVPNLSLQGFHVIDAVKSAVEEACPGVVSCADTLALVARDSVSMIYGPFWEVPLGRRDGRVSLLNEVFANLPSPFANITTLKQMFAVKGLSLKDLAVLSGGHTIGTSHCNAFTNRLYNFTGKGDTDPSMDPNYIVKLKKKCKPADTTTLVEMDPGSFKNFDEDYFTLVAKRRGLFQSDAALLNDKETKAYVILQSSTHGSTFGKDFAESMVKMGKVGVLTGHQGEIRKHCAVVN; encoded by the exons ATGGCTGCAGGCCAAAAGCTTCtctcctttctcctttttcagCTGATTCTTGTTCTTCTGGTCTTAGACCTCAGCAATGCTGAGGGCTTGAAACTCGGGTATTACTACAAGACCTGCCCTAAAGCAGAGTCTATTATCAGGAAGACAACTTACCGGTTCATTTCTCGAGCTCCAACTCTCGCAGCTCCTTTGCTTAGGATGCATTTCCATGACTGCTTCGTTAGA GGATGCGATGGTTCAGTGCTTCTAAATTCCACAAAGAACAGCCAATCAGAGAAAGCTGCAGTTCCCAACCTAAGTTTGCAAGGCTTCCATGTGATTGATGCTGTAAAATCCGCAGTCGAAGAAGCATGTCCTGGTGTGGTTTCCTGTGCGGATACCCTTGCCTTAGTAGCTCGAGATTCAGTTTCCATG ATATATGGACCCTTCTGGGAAGTTCCCCTTGGACGAAGAGATGGAAGAGTTTCACTCTTGAATGAGGTCTTCGCAAACTTGCCTTCTCCTTTTGCCAACATAACCACACTTAAACAAATGTTTGCTGTTAAAGGTTTAAGCCTAAAAGATCTGGCCGTTCTATCAg GAGGACACACCATTGGCACATCTCATTGCAACGCATTCACCAACCGTCTCTACAATTTCACTGGCAAAGGTGACACAGACCCATCAATGGATCCAAACTACATTgtgaaattgaagaaaaaatgtaAGCCAGCAGACACAACTACGCTGGTGGAGATGGACcctggaagcttcaagaactTTGACGAAGATTACTTCACTCTCGTAGCTAAAAGAAGAGGGCTCTTCCAATCTGATGCTGCCCTTCTCAATGATAAAGAGACTAAAGCTTATGTCATCCTTCAGTCTTCGACCCACGGGTCTACCTTCGGCAAAGATTTTGCTGAGTCAATGGTGAAGATGGGTAAAGTTGGAGTACTCACGGGCCACCAAGGTGAAATCAGGAAACATTGTGCTGTGGTGAATTAA
- the LOC18610077 gene encoding uncharacterized protein LOC18610077 produces MRVIIVACGREFAMEVGFQEPVLAIKRQAEQLLGIPVERQTLSVCDWELVDGLDMEDYPIVTHGTKIDLTLKPLSPSLNHRTKIQITVKFSSRQVNIEVDRTETVRSLKEKIHIVEATPIKRMLLFFSGVELADDFRNLNEYGISEFSEISVVLRTTNRLKEDPPTRGLNIVVQMSSSLLNAATIPLEMKDSSTVNDLRQLLLSRKILPRDDYLFIHKQRIMRDNCSLRWHGVENGDCLYVFKGTVSRDGY; encoded by the coding sequence ATGAGGGTTATCATTGTTGCCTGCGGACGTGAATTTGCCATGGAAGTTGGTTTCCAGGAGCCTGTTTTAGCAATCAAAAGACAGGCAGAGCAGCTTCTGGGAATCCCAGTGGAAAGACAAACTCTTTCCGTTTGTGATTGGGAGCTAGTTGATGGCCTAGACATGGAAGATTACCCGATTGTTACTCACGGTACAAAAATTGACCTCACCCTCAAACCCCTTTCACCTTCACTTAACCATCGCACTAAAATCCAAAtcactgtaaaattttcatctAGACAGGTGAACATTGAAGTTGACAGAACAGAAACCGTGCGTAGCCTAAAAGAGAAAATCCACATAGTTGAAGCCACACCAATTAAAAGAATGTTACTCTTCTTTTCAGGAGTCGAGTTGGCAGACGATTTTCGCAATCTGAATGAGTATGGTATATCTGAGTTTTCAGAAATCAGTGTTGTCCTGAGAACTACGAATCGTTTAAAGGAAGACCCTCCAACGAGGGGGCTGAATATAGTGGTGCAAATGTCTTCAAGCTTGCTAAATGCAGCTACCATCCCACTGGAAATGAAGGACTCCAGCACTGTTAATGATTTGAGACAGTTGCTGCTTAGCAGAAAAATTCTTCCCCGAGATGATTATCTGTTCATACACAAGCAGCGGATCATGCGTGACAATTGTAGCCTTAGGTGGCATGGTGTTGAAAATGGGGATTGCCTTTATGTATTTAAAGGCACTGTTAGTCGTGATGGATATTGA
- the LOC18610078 gene encoding syntaxin-132 isoform X3, giving the protein MNDLLTDSFVGDAQGHGDIEMGRQVPGSNSDMGMEAFNKQIQEVEKQVEKLSVLLRKLKDANEESKSVTKASAMKAIKKRMEKDIDEVGKIARNVKARLEAINKDNLANRQKPGCEKGTSIDRSRMNVTNALAIKFKDLMIEFQTLRQKIQDEYREVVERRVITVTGTRPDEQTIDRLIETGNSEQIFQKAIQEQGRGQVLNTVEEIQERHDAVMGIEKKLLDLQQIYLDMAVLVEAQGEILDNIESQVTNAVDHVQSGTDALRTAKSLQKKSRKCMMISIILLLIIAIIVVLSILKPWKK; this is encoded by the exons ATGAACGACTTACTCACG GATTCATTTGTTGGTGATGCCCAAGGCCATGGTGATATTGAAATGGGAAGACAGGTTCCCGGAAGTAACTCCGACATGGGAATGGAAGCTTTCAATAAGCAG ATACAAGAGGTTGAGAAACAGGTGGAGAAGCTCTCTGTGTTACTTAGGAAACTCAAG GATGCTAATGAGGAATCAAAGTCGGTTACAAAGGCATCTGCCATGAAAG CTATCAAGAAGCGAATGGAGAAAGATATTGATGAGGTTGGAAAGATAGCACGTAATGTCAAAGCAAGATTAGAAGCTATCAACAAAGAT AACTTAGCCAATCGGCAGAAACCTGGATGtgagaagggaacaagcattgACAGATCCAGGATGAATGTTACAAA TGCTCTGGCAATaaaattcaaggatttgatgaTAGAGTTTCAG ACTCTCAGACAAAAGATCCAGGATGAGTATCGTGAGGTTGTGGAAAGAAGGGTCATTACAG TCACTGGAACCAGACCAGACGAACAG ACAATTGACCGCCTCATTGAAACTGGAAACAGTGAGCAAATCTTCCAAAAGGCAATTCAAGAACAGGGACGAGGACAG GTATTAAATACAGTGGAGGAAATCCAAGAAAGGCATGATGCTGTGATGGGGATAGAGAAAAAGCTTCTTGATTTGCAACAG ATTTACCTTGACATGGCAGTTCTTGTTGAAGCCCAAGGAGAAATTTTGGATAACATTGAAAGCCAG GTTACAAATGCAGTGGACCATGTGCAATCGGGTACAGATGCCCTCAGAACTGCAAAGAGCTTGCAGAAGAAGTCGAGAAAATGCATGATGATCTCCATCATCTTGCTCCTCATTATTGCAATCATCGTCGTGCTCTCGATTTTGAAGCCTTGGAAGAAATGA
- the LOC18610078 gene encoding syntaxin-132 isoform X1: MNDLLTDSFVGDAQGHGDIEMGRQVPGSNSDMGMEAFNKQIQEVEKQVEKLSVLLRKLKDANEESKSVTKASAMKAIKKRMEKDIDEVGKIARNVKARLEAINKDNLANRQKPGCEKGTSIDRSRMNVTNALAIKFKDLMIEFQTLRQKIQDEYREVVERRVITVTGTRPDEQTIDRLIETGNSEQIFQKAIQEQGRGQVLNTVEEIQERHDAVMGIEKKLLDLQQIYLDMAVLVEAQGEILDNIESQVSTAVTNVQSGTIALQNAKKRQKSTRKWTCIAIIILLIIVAVIVVGVLKPWKSS, translated from the exons ATGAACGACTTACTCACG GATTCATTTGTTGGTGATGCCCAAGGCCATGGTGATATTGAAATGGGAAGACAGGTTCCCGGAAGTAACTCCGACATGGGAATGGAAGCTTTCAATAAGCAG ATACAAGAGGTTGAGAAACAGGTGGAGAAGCTCTCTGTGTTACTTAGGAAACTCAAG GATGCTAATGAGGAATCAAAGTCGGTTACAAAGGCATCTGCCATGAAAG CTATCAAGAAGCGAATGGAGAAAGATATTGATGAGGTTGGAAAGATAGCACGTAATGTCAAAGCAAGATTAGAAGCTATCAACAAAGAT AACTTAGCCAATCGGCAGAAACCTGGATGtgagaagggaacaagcattgACAGATCCAGGATGAATGTTACAAA TGCTCTGGCAATaaaattcaaggatttgatgaTAGAGTTTCAG ACTCTCAGACAAAAGATCCAGGATGAGTATCGTGAGGTTGTGGAAAGAAGGGTCATTACAG TCACTGGAACCAGACCAGACGAACAG ACAATTGACCGCCTCATTGAAACTGGAAACAGTGAGCAAATCTTCCAAAAGGCAATTCAAGAACAGGGACGAGGACAG GTATTAAATACAGTGGAGGAAATCCAAGAAAGGCATGATGCTGTGATGGGGATAGAGAAAAAGCTTCTTGATTTGCAACAG ATTTACCTTGACATGGCAGTTCTTGTTGAAGCCCAAGGAGAAATTTTGGATAACATTGAAAGCCAG GTCTCAACTGCAGTCACTAACGTCCAGTCAGGGACGATTGCACTTCAAAATGCAAAGAAACGACAGAAGAGTACACGAAAGTGGACATGCATTGCCATTATAATTCTACTAATCATAGTTGCTGTTATAGTTGTCGGAGTCCTAAAACCTTGGAAGAGTAGTTAG
- the LOC18610078 gene encoding syntaxin-132 isoform X2: protein MNDLLTDSFVGDAQGHGDIEMGRQVPGSNSDMGMEAFNKQIQEVEKQVEKLSVLLRKLKDANEESKSVTKASAMKAIKKRMEKDIDEVGKIARNVKARLEAINKDNLANRQKPGCEKGTSIDRSRMNVTNALAIKFKDLMIEFQTLRQKIQDEYREVVERRVITVTGTRPDEQTIDRLIETGNSEQIFQKAIQEQGRGQVLNTVEEIQERHDAVMGIEKKLLDLQQIYLDMAVLVEAQGEILDNIESQVSTAVTNVQSGTIALQNAKKRQKSTRKWTCIAIIILLIIVAVIVVGVLKPWKSS, encoded by the exons ATGAACGACTTACTCACG GATTCATTTGTTGGTGATGCCCAAGGCCATGGTGATATTGAAATGGGAAGACAGGTTCCCGGAAGTAACTCCGACATGGGAATGGAAGCTTTCAATAAGCAG ATACAAGAGGTTGAGAAACAGGTGGAGAAGCTCTCTGTGTTACTTAGGAAACTCAAG GATGCTAATGAGGAATCAAAGTCGGTTACAAAGGCATCTGCCATGAAAG CTATCAAGAAGCGAATGGAGAAAGATATTGATGAGGTTGGAAAGATAGCACGTAATGTCAAAGCAAGATTAGAAGCTATCAACAAAGAT AACTTAGCCAATCGGCAGAAACCTGGATGtgagaagggaacaagcattgACAGATCCAGGATGAATGTTACAAA TGCTCTGGCAATaaaattcaaggatttgatgaTAGA GTTTCAGACTCTCAGACAAAAGATCCAGGATGAGTATCGTGAGGTTGTGGAAAGAAGGGTCATTACAG TCACTGGAACCAGACCAGACGAACAG ACAATTGACCGCCTCATTGAAACTGGAAACAGTGAGCAAATCTTCCAAAAGGCAATTCAAGAACAGGGACGAGGACAG GTATTAAATACAGTGGAGGAAATCCAAGAAAGGCATGATGCTGTGATGGGGATAGAGAAAAAGCTTCTTGATTTGCAACAG ATTTACCTTGACATGGCAGTTCTTGTTGAAGCCCAAGGAGAAATTTTGGATAACATTGAAAGCCAG GTCTCAACTGCAGTCACTAACGTCCAGTCAGGGACGATTGCACTTCAAAATGCAAAGAAACGACAGAAGAGTACACGAAAGTGGACATGCATTGCCATTATAATTCTACTAATCATAGTTGCTGTTATAGTTGTCGGAGTCCTAAAACCTTGGAAGAGTAGTTAG